Genomic window (Daucus carota subsp. sativus chromosome 5, DH1 v3.0, whole genome shotgun sequence):
GAGGCAAAAAAACTACAAACAGATGGATAAATATGGCACAAACAGCATGTTTCCGACTGCTGGTATGAACTTTAACTTACACTTTTGAATCCTCTACGTCAGTATCCTTCAGAGGTGTGTGATCCACTCCTTCCTTTAATAGTCTAAATTCCTCTTCTGTCATACTGTGTTTTACATGGGACATTAACTTTGCATTGGCCTGTTTGTCAAGCTCAACAGCCCAACTATATATTATCATTCCAGCAATGGCAATCATCATCCCCATAATATTCTTGAATGTCAGCGCTGAATCAAATAGAACCCAGCCCAAGGTCAGGACACATACTGTTTTCATGTGGCCTAAAACCTGGAAGGAGACTGCTGAAAAGCGCCCAATACAGAGATACTGGCTGATATTGCAGAAGACTGCTAGGGAGCATGAAAGAAGTAAAAATAACTGCACAAAAGGTTCAAGATTCAATCCACTACATTAGGACAACTCAGTAGAGGCAGTATACACATGTTGACAGGAACAAATATATCAAAGATAGCACCACTTACAACAAAGCCATAAGACATGGAGTATTTCAGTATAGAATTTCCACTGAGAGAGTAGTCAACAAAGGGACCAAAGACTAGGAGAGAGATGGCCTGAATTGGAGCTGTCTTGCTTAACAATTCGAATGATCCAATTGAGTACTTCTTTTGGAGAGAACCTATAGACTGCATCATATTATCATATCAGTAAT
Coding sequences:
- the LOC108219849 gene encoding UDP-rhamnose/UDP-galactose transporter 1, which gives rise to MEGEKKPAVSDVGAWAMNIISSVGIIMANKQLMSSGGYGFTFATTLTGCHFLVTALVGAVSNASGLSASKHVPLWELLWFSVVANMSITGMNFSLMLNSVGFYQISKLSMIPVVCIMEWILHNKSYRREVKLAVVVVVIGVGVCTVTDVKVNAKGFICACVAVLSTSLQQISIGSLQKKYSIGSFELLSKTAPIQAISLLVFGPFVDYSLSGNSILKYSMSYGFVLFLLLSCSLAVFCNISQYLCIGRFSAVSFQVLGHMKTVCVLTLGWVLFDSALTFKNIMGMMIAIAGMIIYSWAVELDKQANAKLMSHVKHSMTEEEFRLLKEGVDHTPLKDTDVEDSKV